GGCTTTACGATGTTAATGTGGATGGCACTCAGAATGTGATTGACGCCTGCAAAAAACATCACGCGAAAAGATTGGTCTATGTGAGTTCGGTGCACGCCATTCCAATCCTTCCCGACGGAGAAACCATGAAGGAAATATCGTTTTTCAGTCCGGAAAAAGTGATTGGCTACTATGCCAAAACCAAAGCCATGGCGACCCAAAAGGTGCTGGACGCGGCTCGGGACGGTTTCGATGCCCTGGTGGTCCATCCTTCCGGCATAATCGGGCCACACGCGCCCCGCAGCGGAAACATGGCTCAGATGATATATTCATTCCTTCAGGGACGTTTTAACGCCATAATCAAGGGCGCGTATGATTTTGTTGATGTGCGTGACGTCGCCTCTGGCGTCGTGGCAGCAGCGCAAAGAGGAAGGAAGGGTGAATGCTATATTTTGTCGAACCGGGTGGTGGAGATAAGCGAAATGCTGAACGAACTGGCAAAAAGCAGTGGACGCCCCAAACCCAAAATCCGCCTGCCCCTGTGGCTGGCAAAAGCGGCGGCGCCCTTTGCGGAGCTATATTATAAAATGGCACGCAAGACTCCTTTTTTTACCCTGTATTCGCTGTTCACCATCTCCAACAACAGCCTCTTTTCAAACGCCAAAGCTGTTTCAGAGCTTGCCTACAAAACCCGTTCCTTGCAGGAAACCATCGCTGATATGGTTTCCACCATGAGCGGAAATCTGAAGAAAAAGCCGATTTAGCCTTTTTTTTGGCCGTTGCCAGAGCTTTGGCAGGTTCAATCCTGCCTCGCTCTGGGTTCCAGCGCAAGTGTAACCTGGGAGTCACCCGCCATCATCCCGATTCTTTATCGGGTTGATCAGGAGGCATGTTGGAAGCACATTGGAGCCGGAACCAAGAAAGAATAATGGCGGCAGCTTAAAGAACAATTATACTGCTGAAGACATAGTTTTCCATGGACGAGTCTGTTGAGGAGCAGCCCACAAGGCTCTAACTCTTTGTGTGGCTTATGTTTGTCTTTTGAAACATAAGGGAGACATAAGGGGGCAAGCAAGAAACCATCAAATTTGGCTGATTAACGCAAGTGGTTCACCGATTTTGTTCATTTTCCACAGATTCAATAAAAATCTTGACTTTTTGGCAGGGTTGAAATGTTTGGAGAAAAGCTTTGCAAAAATAAGGCAAAATGGCTGTTTGCCCTGCAAGGTGAAACTTGCCTTGAATTCAGCCAAATAAATACATAGGAATTTTTATTTCATTGGGAGCATAGATTAATGAAAAAACTCTCCTGGTTAGCACCCGTATCCATACTGATATTTGTATTGGTTACACTGGTTTTTCTCTCGCCGCTGGTATTTTCAGAGGATTCCACCTGGTTCATCAAGAAAAGATTGAACCTCGGTTTGGACCTCAAAGGCGGCACACAGACCGTTTTGACTGTCAACACCACCGGTATGAGCGAAAAAGATGCCAAGGAAGCTGTTGATGGAAACATGCGCATCATCAGAAGCCGTATCGACCAATTTGGCGTTGCCGAGCCTGTCATCCAGCGCAGTGGTGAAAACGATATTCTGGTTCAGCTTCCGGGCGTGAAAAACCCACGCGC
The Candidatus Cloacimonadota bacterium DNA segment above includes these coding regions:
- a CDS encoding NAD-dependent epimerase/dehydratase family protein, with protein sequence MKKQIYIVTGAAGHLGSYVVKELLSQGHEVHAFTLQWEKIPAYVEENRHLMTRYAGDVRFPQTLDQLFVSEEEAEFTVIHCAGLIGISLGKDQRLYDVNVDGTQNVIDACKKHHAKRLVYVSSVHAIPILPDGETMKEISFFSPEKVIGYYAKTKAMATQKVLDAARDGFDALVVHPSGIIGPHAPRSGNMAQMIYSFLQGRFNAIIKGAYDFVDVRDVASGVVAAAQRGRKGECYILSNRVVEISEMLNELAKSSGRPKPKIRLPLWLAKAAAPFAELYYKMARKTPFFTLYSLFTISNNSLFSNAKAVSELAYKTRSLQETIADMVSTMSGNLKKKPI